Genomic window (Spirosoma sp. KCTC 42546):
AACCACTGTCCTACCGTTGCGCTGGAAAGATTAAAAATCAGGTTCGGAAATAAGCCTAGTAATAACGCTAAAACGCCCAGCGGAAACAGCATTAGCTTTTCGTGAATAGTCAAATCAGCGAGTACGGATGTTGGGCCAGCCTGTATCTCGAAAGGCCGAACCCAGGTAGAGCCAAAAAACATACGTTGGAGTGTCCAGAGGAAATAGGCGGCTGCCAGCAAAATACCCGTAGTGGCAATGGCCGTCATCCAGCCTGGCAGCCAATCTGACTGAAAACTGCCCATAAGCGTGAACAATTCGCCCACAAAACCCGAAAAGCCCGGCAAACCCAGCGAAGCAAAAAATGCAATGGCGGTTATGGTCGTATACTGGGGCATGGGCTGCATCAATCCCCGATACGAGTCAATCTGACGGTCATGGGTACGATCATAAAGGACGCCGACAATCAGGAACAGCATAGCCGACAGTACACCATGGCTCACCATCTGGTAGACGGCCCCGTTGATACCTTCAGCCGTGAGTGAAGCCACACCCAATAGAACAAAGCCCATGTGCGATACGGACGAGTAGGCGATCATCTTTTTAAGATCGGTTTGTGCCAGCGCATTTAATCCCCCGTATACAATTGATAGTACGCCTAAACCGCCCAGTGTTTGCGCATATTCGGCGGCACCATCGGGAAAGAAATCCCAAACAATCCGCAAGAAACCATACCCCCCTATTTTCAGCAATACACCTGCCAGAACCACCGATACGGGCGTAGGGGCTTCAACGTGGGCATCGGGTAACCAGGTATGCACGGGTACAATCGGCAACTTAATTGCAAAGCCAATAAACACAGCCCAAAACGCTAGCATCCGGGCAGGCAATCCAAATATTATTGGTTCAGCGGCAGGATTCAGAAACGCGTTGGGCAGGTAATTGCTACCGTCAGCCAGGTAACGCATATCGAACGTATGGACGATCTGCGATGAATTGAGTTGTCCGTTTTGTAGGTAGGTCTGTAACGTACGAACGATATCATCGGTCACTGCCGATGGGTCGGCTGCTAACCCAGCCACTACTGCTGTACTCACCGGATCCATGACGGACAGATACAATCCAATCATAACCAGTAGAATCAACAGCGACCCCAGTAAGGTGTAAAGAAAAAACTTGATTGACGCATATTCCCGGCGTGGGCCACCCCAAAGACCGATCAGGAAGTACATCGGCAGGAGCATGAACTCAAAAAACAGGAAGAACAGAAAGAAATCGAGGGCCACAAAGCACCCCATGATCGTGCCCGTAAGCAAAAGATAAAGCGAATAATAAGCTCTGTGCCGAGTTTTAATAGTTGTCCAGGAGGAAAGCACACCCACCAGCATAACCACTGCCGATAGCACGACTAATGGCAAACTTATACCGTCTACCCCAACTAAATAGTCAATTGACGCAATTCCAAGACTGCCAAGTGGCAGTGTAATCCAATTAGCCTGTTCAAGAAGTTGATAACCCGTAACGGACGTGTTGAATGTTACATATGCTGCGCCCGCCAAAACTACCTCGGCAAGCGTGATCACCAGAGCAATCCAATGGAACGGTTTCGTTTGCTGACCGGGCAGCAAAGCCACGATGAGCGAACCGAGTAACGGAAGAAAAATAAGTAGCGAAAGAATCATAAAGACGTTACAGAATCCACCAAAGTACCAATAGTAAACCAACCACGGCCGCCGTAATGTACGATTGTACCTGACCATTCTGTACAGATCGCGTTAGTCGGCCCAATTGGCTAGCCAGCCAGGCCATCCCATTCACCAGCCCATCGACAAACGATCGGTCAACAACACGGGACAAATGAGCCAGAACAACCGTTGATACACCCGCGCCATTCACTAATCCATCAATAATACGCTTATCCATTCGGTTTAGAAGTGACGCCAGCTTACGCGTTGGATTAATCACTATATAATGGTAGCCTACATCCAGAAAACCATACGAGAGCGAAAGTTGGACAAATATAGAATTGGTATTGGGTTCAACCATTCGGAAACCAATCCAGCCACCCAGTATGACCAGTCCGATAGAAACCGGTGCCAACCACCAAAAGGAGATTGCTTCAACGGTTGGAAATAGGCCAAAGAACCAACTACCATGTGCTGAAAGTGGATTTATTGAAAACCAGATTCCAATTGATAAAGCCGCCAACAGAACTACTGGCCCACGCATGAGCCAGTCCGGCTCGTGTGCACGAGTTAGGGGTATATCCCCATTACGGTACGTGCCAAAGAAAATGAGTCGCCACTGACGT
Coding sequences:
- a CDS encoding NuoM family protein, coding for MILSLLIFLPLLGSLIVALLPGQQTKPFHWIALVITLAEVVLAGAAYVTFNTSVTGYQLLEQANWITLPLGSLGIASIDYLVGVDGISLPLVVLSAVVMLVGVLSSWTTIKTRHRAYYSLYLLLTGTIMGCFVALDFFLFFLFFEFMLLPMYFLIGLWGGPRREYASIKFFLYTLLGSLLILLVMIGLYLSVMDPVSTAVVAGLAADPSAVTDDIVRTLQTYLQNGQLNSSQIVHTFDMRYLADGSNYLPNAFLNPAAEPIIFGLPARMLAFWAVFIGFAIKLPIVPVHTWLPDAHVEAPTPVSVVLAGVLLKIGGYGFLRIVWDFFPDGAAEYAQTLGGLGVLSIVYGGLNALAQTDLKKMIAYSSVSHMGFVLLGVASLTAEGINGAVYQMVSHGVLSAMLFLIVGVLYDRTHDRQIDSYRGLMQPMPQYTTITAIAFFASLGLPGFSGFVGELFTLMGSFQSDWLPGWMTAIATTGILLAAAYFLWTLQRMFFGSTWVRPFEIQAGPTSVLADLTIHEKLMLFPLGVLALLLGLFPNLIFNLSSATVGQWLLKFAVE